TGGGATATCATCGGAATATTCAATAATGATATGATTGGTAATATTACTGGGGTTGATGGCGTTGTGAGCAATCGTGATTTTAGAATTTTCTCTGAACCTGTACCAGCTACGGAAACGGATAAAGAACGACAAATGCGTCGTTTTTATGGCGGAGAAGTAGACGGAATCTCGAGACAACTCGCACGGTATATTCACAAAAATGTAAAAACTTATATGCCAGAAATGAACCCAATGATGATCTACAGATTAGATCGTTTTGGGCGTGGCGGACACCATAGGCCATTTAATGATGCTGGTTTTGCAGGCATCCGTATTATGGAAGCTCATGAAAATTATACCCAGCAACACCAAGATCTACGAACAGAAAACGGTATTAATTACGGTGACGTTCTTGAACATGTAAATTTTGGCTATGCTAAAAAATTAACCGCTGTTAATGCAATAAATCTTGCGGCTTTGGCTTGGGCACCTCCTGCTCCAAAAGAAGTAAAAATTGGTGGCATAGTAGCCCCTGCAGCAAAATTTGAATGGAGTAAGGTTGATGGTGCGGTAGGTTATAAAATATACTGGAGAGCTACTACTTCTCCTACTTGGGATCATAGCCGCTATGTTGGCAATGTAACTGAGTTTCTTCTAGAAGGTATTGTTATTGATAATTTCTTCTTCGGAATATCATCTGTAGGTAAAGATGGTTTTGAAAGTCCGGTAGTATTCCCGAATGCTATTCTACGTTAATTATAAAATATAAAAAAGCAAAAAACCACGCCTAGGCGTGGTTTTTTGCTTTCAATTAAAACTGAAAGTGAGTTACTTTAATTCTGGCGTAACTACAATACTCCTAAATTCTACTGGGCCATGATCTCCCTGAATTAACAAAGGGCCTACTTCTGCTTCTTTACTATCTAAGGCTCCACCAGTAATTCCTGGGATTATTTGATCGGTAATAATGGCTTTCCCATTTGCGATAATACTCACTCGGTTTCCGTTTAGGGTAATATCATAAGACTGCCACTCCCCTGCTGGTTTCGCCATCATCTCATTTGGCGTTAGAAACCCATAAATACCTCCAAATAAAATATTAGAAGGTTCTAAGCCTATATTATCTTCAATTTGCACTTCATGACGCCCACGCAAATAAATACCACTATTGCTTCCTGCTGGATATTTAAACTCTACGTGTAACTTAAAATTTAAGAACTTTTCATCAGACACTAAATTAGAGCCAGATTTTGGACTCGTTAAAATTCCGTCTTTCACAATCCATTGATTATCCCCCATAGCGCTCCATCCGTTTAGACTAGTCCCATTGAAAAGTGCTTTTGGTGCTCCCCAGACAATAGCTTCATTATATACCGCCACTTTTGCTGGTGTAGCTGTCCATTTGTATTTTTTTCCATCGGAATACACCATAGTTCCAGAAAGTGTAGTACCCGCTAATGAACCTTCAAACTTCATGTCTTTATCGCCTGGTTCCCATTGTCGTGGAATAACAAAACTAAAGACCTCGTTTTTTACTTTTACTTCGGCTATAGGCCTAGAACTGCCAAAAGCATATACAAACCTTCCTACTAAAGTAGCGCTACCAGATTTTGTAATCTCTAACCAAGAAGGTAGTTCTTTGCCTTCTTGTTGGATAACCATATCCCACCGACCAATAAGCGGACTTTTATCTTGTGCATTTATTCTAGTAGCGACTGAAGAAACCAGTAGCACTAAAAGTAAGGATAGTGTTGAAGTGTAAACTTTCATTTAAAGTTGAGTTTGAGTGAAGGGTAAAGATACTTATTCAAATTTAAATTAAAAAAACCCATGTTCTTTTTCAATCATGTAGGGCAATGCCGACAATTTTTAAAAATTAGCTTAACTTTAGCAGCATAATTATAGCAGCGTAGCACCATGAAACATTTTTTAACAGTATTTTTTTTCCTCCTCCTTAGTCTTTCTAGCCATAGTCAAGGTTTGCTACAAGCTAAAGATTACTTTACCGAACAAGACAGCCTACGCGGTAGTATAACGCCTGAGCGTGCTTGGTGGGATTTAAATTTCTATGATTTAAAAATCACCATTAAGCCA
This genomic stretch from Cellulophaga algicola DSM 14237 harbors:
- a CDS encoding M28 family peptidase yields the protein MKKKLLLCLLTAFASLPILAQTDARIYEIIAAVSEDRIKNDVKTLTEFGTRNTFSDTLSKTRGIGAARRWIKSQFNEISSNCSDCIDVFYQKDFVTKEMGTRIPKDAWVVNVVAIQKGTKYPNRYIIMSGDIDSRASDTMDFTTDAPGANDNASGMAGTIEAARVLSKYTFENSIMYVGLSGEEQGLFGGGGLAKYAVEKGWDIIGIFNNDMIGNITGVDGVVSNRDFRIFSEPVPATETDKERQMRRFYGGEVDGISRQLARYIHKNVKTYMPEMNPMMIYRLDRFGRGGHHRPFNDAGFAGIRIMEAHENYTQQHQDLRTENGINYGDVLEHVNFGYAKKLTAVNAINLAALAWAPPAPKEVKIGGIVAPAAKFEWSKVDGAVGYKIYWRATTSPTWDHSRYVGNVTEFLLEGIVIDNFFFGISSVGKDGFESPVVFPNAILR
- a CDS encoding 3-keto-disaccharide hydrolase; protein product: MKVYTSTLSLLLVLLVSSVATRINAQDKSPLIGRWDMVIQQEGKELPSWLEITKSGSATLVGRFVYAFGSSRPIAEVKVKNEVFSFVIPRQWEPGDKDMKFEGSLAGTTLSGTMVYSDGKKYKWTATPAKVAVYNEAIVWGAPKALFNGTSLNGWSAMGDNQWIVKDGILTSPKSGSNLVSDEKFLNFKLHVEFKYPAGSNSGIYLRGRHEVQIEDNIGLEPSNILFGGIYGFLTPNEMMAKPAGEWQSYDITLNGNRVSIIANGKAIITDQIIPGITGGALDSKEAEVGPLLIQGDHGPVEFRSIVVTPELK